A stretch of the Mycolicibacterium celeriflavum genome encodes the following:
- a CDS encoding WhiB family transcriptional regulator — translation MVPDPIDAAPALTPEDDLWQERALCAQTDPEAFFPEKGGSTREAKRICQGCEVRDACLEYALAHDERFGIWGGLSERERRRLKRGII, via the coding sequence CTGGTGCCAGACCCAATTGATGCTGCGCCGGCGCTTACACCCGAAGACGACTTGTGGCAGGAGCGCGCGCTGTGCGCTCAGACCGACCCCGAGGCATTCTTCCCCGAGAAGGGTGGCTCGACGCGCGAAGCCAAGCGAATCTGCCAGGGCTGCGAGGTGCGCGACGCGTGCCTGGAGTATGCGCTGGCGCACGACGAGCGCTTCGGCATCTGGGGCGGCCTGTCCGAACGCGAGCGTCGTCGACTGAAGCGCGGAATCATCTGA